tttgactCAATTTTTACAAACCACTAACAACATTAGCGAATTAGCacaattttaaattgatatattgcatacacaaataattatattaatccaatacgAAAATAAATGtgtgtattcatttctttaaatatgtacaattgaatcaaaactaatgttatatatatacatataaatcataattcatgtttcatatatataattgaatcaaattaaaatttatatatcaaattacacgttaaactataaattttatctacaaatttaatatttatttatattgcaAAATGTTTTTATGacaaaatattcttaaaattcaATCAACAACCTCAAGGTATTCTTAATCATTAGCaatactttctctttttttttctccaaattacaaaatcaaatgtaaattcaataaaatataaaatatatattaaaaaaaggggaaaagaatGGCCTAACTCAACTTCATAAATCGGTCACTCTTCAAATCTCATTTTTAGGTTCCCCATTATATATATCCGAAACATTTAGTTccacatttttcaatttatggCCACTCAaaattctctttctttttcaattaagtccttttctcaaattcaAAGGTAACTCATGTCATCAGGAATGGAGCTAGGGGGACCCCGGTGCAAATTCCCTTTTTTTCTACCGGGGGCAGCCCCACCACCGCCGCAAGTAATCGAAATTTCGCACCCACAAATGTTACCGAAACACGAAAACGTGCTGCCGTTGTCGGTGTGTCTTCGAGCATGTCTCGATCGTTTCGACGCCGGAACCGCAGTCGAAACAGAACTCGAAGTTTCACCACCCCGGTCATAAACCGGCGGCAACTCCGTTCTCCATCGTTCTAACTTCGATCGAAGCCCTTCAATGCTTTGATCATCTAAACTCCATCCCAATATTGAACTCTCACAATCATCAAATCTGTTATGGTGCAAGTTTTGCGCCACCGCAGCCGCCACTTCTGACGGTGAGGGACCAATTTCTGAATCGGTCCAAACTTTGGTCCCGCCCATTTTCTTTTGGCCACCGTATAACACATTCGGTGACTTCCCCGGTGGTGTTTTCAACCCAATTCTTTGACCATTGATGCCATTTTTTCCGGTATCCTCAAATCCAACAATCgagcttgattttcccttttttgcCATTTTCCCCGGATCCTCAAATCCATTAACAACCgagcttgattttccctttttaaccCATTTTCCTGGATCCTCCAACCCGTTAACAACCGAACTTGATTTCGCCTTTTTGACCCATTTTCCTGAATCCTCCAACCCGTTAACAACCGAACTTGACTTCCCTTTGTTAGTATTAATTTTCCCAACTGTATAATTCACCATTGAACTCCCCCTGGAATTAATTTTACCATTATGTTTTTCGGGTTCGAATCCGAAAACAATTGACCCACCACCGTTAACAACTGAACCACCATTGATAATCGATGAACCTTTCGTTTTAGGCCCTAAATCTAAAGGAAAAACTGAACTCGAATCACTCTTAGTTCGTCGAAGCTTAGGCTTAGCCAACGGATGAACCACAACTTGTTGATCATTATCATTGCTATTGCTTTTAGCAGAAGAAACAGGCATCTCTTCTTCACCCATTAAATGCTTATATCCCACCGCCGACGACCCCATATGCAAATACAACGGCATGCTCCTCTTTGAGCTATCAAGCAACGCCACCCCAATGTTTAAAATCCCTTGGGGTCGACCCGATGGTCTCCAAACTTGAAGCGCAACGAACGTTGTCCCTAATGAAAATTCTTGCCGACGGTTCAACGGTAAAGAGATATGAGGAATAAGGTTTCCGATGATAGCACGAACTGTCCCGACATGAACATCACGAAACCAATGAACGGCGTAGATTTCAATCATGACGGCAGATGTATGGCCGTATAGAAACTCCTCATCGACACGGAAAATGAACTTATCGTTCCACGTCGGGTTATTATGGCCTTGGCTATCGATTCGAGTCGTGAGTTTCCGCTCTGAATGAACCCAAGCCACCGCGTATGTTCGCATTTTACGACGACCTACGGGTTCTAAATCTTGCGCAGAGATCACGTTGAGTTCCAAGAGCTGAAACGGTGCCACGTTATTATTCATGATTTCACctttcaaaaacaaaaagaaaacaacaaattctttcaaagaaaaaaaatcaaatattaaagaTTCTATATTGATCGACGATGGAGATTTTCGTCGTCATTAACGGTGAAATTGGGTCCGTTTTTCGTCGTCGAAGCCGTCTGACGACGACGACGAGGGGAAAGGGAAGGGTCAATGTTGAAGAGGAAATAGAGGAAGAGAAGAAATTTGAGAGCATTCGGGAAATGGACGTGTGATTTGTGGTAAAAGAGATTGAAACCGTTGTTTtctaacgttttgatagttaacaAGAAacgtttttgttattttttataaattaattagaattattATTGATTAAGGAAATGAGAGTTTTGTATAATgttaatttgtgattttcatCCCTATACTATGTTAAACTTTAAGATTTAATCTGGTAAAAGTATCATCATAGAAGTCCCTATACTAtgagtaaaattatattttgctccctctactcaaaaaatgagcaaattagtcattgTGTGTGAGTTCAAAGAGCATAttggtcatttttgttaaaaattttatcaattcatATTGTTAAAAACTGGCGTGGTCGATGGAATAACCAGACAGTGATACGTGGAATGCCACATGAACATCATGTTGACATACAAtgactagtttttaacagtaaaaatggataaaaattttaataaaatgatcgaTTTGCTCTCTGATTTAACTTACGgcactaatttacccatttttaaaTAGAGGGGCTAAAATGCAATCTAAGTCTTAATATAGAGCTTCCATAGTACTTATATCGATTTAATTCTAATTTGATATTATTTCTTCTACTTTGTTAAAGTTATTAGTTAATTCGATTCATGTTTAAAATTATAACTtggaaatatttttttcttaaaaattttttttaatcaatcgGGTTGGCGAATTAATTTTAGCTTTGTTGGTAATATTATTGTCATAATGATCAAAAGGATGTTGGTTTGAACACACTTAATCATATATTATTTTTCGATTCAAGAATTTAGGGAGTTATAAGTATTAGTAAGAATTGTATGAAAAAAACTAATAATgttgatctaaaattttaatgaGACATATTATTAAGAGAAAATCCTAATCAACATTTTAATCAGTA
This window of the Gossypium hirsutum isolate 1008001.06 chromosome A09, Gossypium_hirsutum_v2.1, whole genome shotgun sequence genome carries:
- the LOC107944943 gene encoding uncharacterized protein → MNNNVAPFQLLELNVISAQDLEPVGRRKMRTYAVAWVHSERKLTTRIDSQGHNNPTWNDKFIFRVDEEFLYGHTSAVMIEIYAVHWFRDVHVGTVRAIIGNLIPHISLPLNRRQEFSLGTTFVALQVWRPSGRPQGILNIGVALLDSSKRSMPLYLHMGSSAVGYKHLMGEEEMPVSSAKSNSNDNDQQVVVHPLAKPKLRRTKSDSSSVFPLDLGPKTKGSSIINGGSVVNGGGSIVFGFEPEKHNGKINSRGSSMVNYTVGKINTNKGKSSSVVNGLEDSGKWVKKAKSSSVVNGLEDPGKWVKKGKSSSVVNGFEDPGKMAKKGKSSSIVGFEDTGKNGINGQRIGLKTPPGKSPNVLYGGQKKMGGTKVWTDSEIGPSPSEVAAAVAQNLHHNRFDDCESSILGWSLDDQSIEGLRSKLERWRTELPPVYDRGGETSSSVSTAVPASKRSRHARRHTDNGSTFSCFGNICGCEISITCGGGGAAPGRKKGNLHRGPPSSIPDDMSYL